The genome window TGGTAAAGGGTGGTTTGGACGGTAAGCCTTGCATAGCACGAGTTTTTTAAGAACGACGTTCGTGTATCTCGCGCACCTTCTGTAGGTTTCTATCACCGAGTAGCCGCCGAAGACCAGCTGCTGTGTGGCAGCATTAACATCACTGACAATATCGGCCGAATCGTGGGCAGCTGTCACACCGCAGACATGCAGCTCGTCGAGAGCCGTATCCACAATGCGGACAATTTCGGCATCCTGGGCGGCCACACATTCGGGACTTTCCTTGCGACGGGTCTCCACCTTATCGACGGcctgctccagctgctgctgtggctccACGACAATCTCTTCGTACTGATGCACCAGCGTCTTGCCTGCGTCAATGCCAATCTGCGTCATGTCATCCACCAGGCTCGATAGCTGAGTGCTCCATTGCTCCGGCGTTGTCAGCGTCTGGGCTTGGCCAAGAACCAGGCACAGGCAGAGTACAGTTGTAGCAATGATgaacttcattttttttttaacaaacttTAGCCAAAATTGTTTGGTATTTATACTCTGGGTCGCGATTCGAATCCTTATCTAAATTGTATGTGCCACTTGTGTTTGGCGCTGATATCTGCTGATAATCGATTGTAAATCAAAAGCGTTAGCGTTTATGGCTCACATTCGCCAACAATCATAGACGATGATTCTACACAGCAATTCAATTGTTCAATTAAGTTTGCGTTAAGACTTAATTTGCGGCTCAATGAGATATAGACTTCTTGAAATTGCTAGCAAGCAGGAAGGCGAAATTTTAACTTAATATAAAGACGCTTTAACTTTCCGCTTAGGTGCGACACCAAGATTTAtataaatcttttaatttgaattcgacACTATTCATAATGCATAGTAGAAGGGTATTGTAGCGTTGTGACTAAAAGAACAGTATGTAACAGGCCGAGACGATAAAGCCATGTCTGTCtgcttgtctgtctgtctgtcaatCCGTATGAATGACTAGATCTCAGATACTATAATAGCTAGAGCCATAAGTTTCTTGCGCAAATCAGAAATATCTGAAAAACAAGCTACAGTGATAACGATTGTtaaaaaatttggttgcaatcagatatACGTTTTTTAGGttctttaaaagaaatttgttAAGTGGCAATCTGGCATATCTTGTCCCACACAATTTTCTTTGTTGGGCCTTAAAGTAgacaaagttttttttgccTAGTGAAAAAATAACGCCAGCGCCACGTCTCTATGGAGTGTTTGTAAAAAAGTagttaatgtaatatatttattaaagttatgtttatattattatattatattatatgttaaaaatacaatttttgttaattaaatgttagatgtataataattgtttagtGTTAGTATAAACTTGTTGGATATATGCACAGTTGCCACTTTTGgtacaaatgtaccaaaaaattggtgctcccgttttcactttcCCAAGATTCTTTGGAATtgcaaaacgagaaaatttgttttgccgaaatgaaaagtaaatgcttttttctatattaaatcggatcttatttgcaaaaggaaaaaaatagttgactcattggtttattgtcgttcttttaagaCCGCTAGAAGATCAATtaggcttgtaattatttttaaaacgattaatttctgaccccacctcaaatttggaAATCACATTTTGCCGTCGGTAgaaacaattttcgttttggtgagCAACCGATAAGTccgacaccatgagttatcgcctaagctgccaTACTTTTGATggaatgaaaaagcaagttaaaaatacttgtataatcaaACGGATGGCAATACATCTTTTGAAGTTGGGtcaaatgtgttttttaaaaattaatttatttaatttaattacttaagtgctaaaattgtataaaaaaaattgttgaaatcacCGAAATGAAATCCATTAAAAAGGTGGCATCCCCCTCAactgatttttttaaagaaagtttcaaatccttctttgcaaaaaagacaaaaggcaaatatatttcattcaggGATATGCAGGATAAAAGTATCCTTATGTAAGTTCTATCCACATACAAAAGACAtttttcgcgttgtttacttttgaCCAAAGCGCAAGTCAGCTGTTTCAGcagtaaaaaatgaaacgttccgatagcaaaacgatgacCAAAAACATGTGAAAACCAGAgcacctaaaaacgaaaatctcggGTTAggtcccaaaacgaaaacgaaaaccaaaagtgaataccggagcatgcctgctaaattcgttcattttttggttttgcgtacgaagttgttaatttttgcaattatcagaacagaaaacaaaacagaaagaaaataccaaaaaccattcttagctctaattaaagtacttatctagagctataaaaataacattttatttttttttaaattgttttagtttatgttattttcaatgtaaagagTCTCGCACGAATTACCCATATTGTGGATCACAATTtgtaaaatctaaaaaatcTATCGTGAAAAAATTTGTGGTacatttttgctaaaattggtacattttttcaaaattttggtaaaacaaatttttttggaATGGCAACCGTAATTATAGAATCAATTTCTGAACTTCTTTCTACAACTGAATCTGTTACATTACTTAAACAGCTATTAAACAATCTTAAACACCAGtcataacatatgtatgttatttaaAGACAATACTACAATGTTATCCATACATTACCAGCTCTGTTAATGTTAACTCCTTTTAACTCTTTTTAAACCAGCCCTAAACAGCTGTTCATGTGATGCAACTTTAGTATAAACACTTGCATCATAGAATCGCATCATTAAAACAGATGCACTTGGTCTAAATAGAATATAACACGGCAAATTTACTTATAAAACAACTGCTGTTGTACTAAGCCTGTTAACTTTCTTTAAAAGCGATTGAAAAGTCTTAACCTTCAGAGattcaatacaatttcaaGAAAACGacaaattaactaattatatCGAGAACGAAATACAGTTCTGCAGTTCCGCCGTTAACGTTCTACTTAACAGTGGTCGTAGCTTTTCcgaaaaaatgatttattgtaGCATTCAATGCAAATTAGGCATATAGAACTTCTTGGCTGATGACgttcatttctttttcaaatatatacgAAATACAGTTCTGCAGTTCCGCCGTTAACGTTCTACTTAACAGTGGTCGTAGCTTTTCcgaaaaaatgatttattgtaGCATTCAATGCAAATTAGGCATATAGAACTTCTTGGCTGATGACgttcatttctttttcaaatatatacatatatcgcaGCGGCTTTTAATTGCCGAGGCATAGATCCAATTTTAGACGGACAGCAAAAAAGTGAATGAGAACTGGCAGAGTTCTAGATACGTTGCggataaaacaaattgtggcTACAAGTTGAAAGTGTTACGTCTGCCCAAATAGATGGATATATAGattcaaagagagagagagaaagagactgAGATGGAAATCAGTTCACAACTGATGTAACAGAGATATGGCAAATGTGTAGCGGATATGCGCAGCaaatgtttataaacaaaacatcGACCGGAATGAGGCACATCAAGTGGTGTCTACAGGTGAGTGGAGATACTTccaaaaagtaaagaaaataaatgaatactCACACTTATGGCGCGTACTGTAAAACATTTGAATGTGGCAACTCGCAAAAGTAACCCAAAACTTGTGTGGTGAAAACTATGTTCGAAATGCCGTCAGACAGTAAGTAAAAATCGTTGCTGCTCTGCTTcgttgtgtttttatttttcttcgaCTTCTTCTAGCCGGGATTTGGttgctttattttctttctctcactGATTagtaattttgttgttgccccttTGGGTTGTCACAGAAACACGCAACACACGACGCGCTGGGCCAGAGCACGATATTAAGAGACGACAGCGAGTACATTGTAAAGAGTATAGTAGTGAACGcgcgaaaacaaaacaaaaaacgcaaTAAGGAAAAGTCAACTAGTATTGATTACTATGCGAAGTTATGCGGAGTCCGTCTTTCGCTGTCTCTGaccaatgttgttgttgtgacagGCCGTAGGGCTAAATTGTTGACAATCCAATTAGCGTTGAGCTTGCTGTGTCTGAAGAAGCCGccgttgctttgctttgctcgaCAAAAACTGGTTAACtaggcgtatacgcaacgcaCTTGCAAAgcggtatatttcaattgaaatattttctgatTTCGATAACTCGTTTAAATATatgatttttctttattttttggggtTACAGCAACGACCACGGCAGCAGTGAAAACGGCACGGAAATCGTATCGGAAAATCGTAGGAAAAACTAGCCGCtaacgcgacgcgacgcgaacGAGAACACAACTAACGTAGAACTGAATGAATGGACTTTGGGGGCAAAATGTTCGACCGGCCTAACACGAGTGGCGAGCGCTTTTcttctcacactcacactcggGAAAAATTGGACAAAGCCACAGAAGAAAATGCTATTTTGGCCGCAAAGCAAAATGACTCAATGAGCAAACTGATGAGAgcgtattttcttttttgtttataaaaatatcaaaatgcGAGCGAGGGTGGGCAACAGATCGCTGAGGGGGCTGCGGGGGAGGGAGTAAAGCTGCTAACGCTACGCCGGCGTGCGgcaaatgaaagtgaaataaGTTATGATTTCCGCTTTTTCGCAAGATTCAAGCAGATTGCATAGAAAacaagagagagcgagagacagagagagagagagcatgcAAGTTGTATAATCTGTTTGCACGTGGCGCACAGTGCACTTACCTTGACAATGCAGCATTGTAAACAGCTGTTGCAGCCTGCTCCCAGCAGCCAGTAGATGTCCTTGCAGCGCTTCCTTGGCATCCTTGACCGTATTGTTAACGCACGCACAACTCAATTTCGCATTACACCAAATTCACTTTAAGCACTTTTGCTAAATTGCACCTCACTTTAAAAACGCAACAACTTTTTGGCGCCAGTTGTGCCTCGCGCTCACGAACgatttgttgatgttgttgttgttgctaagaAAAGCCGCTTGGCCGCCGGTGTTGAAAAAACATCACTTACCTGAATTTTATGTTGTGCGCTATGCTCTACACCTACGAATACGTAATTTAAGCCTATTTTAACACATTTATCACTGCAAAAATAATGCGCGCCGcaccaataataaaaaagcaaaataaacagCTGACAATCAATCGCAGCTTGCACTTTTTGTGGGGCGGAGGGGAACTTGGGGTTCGAGAGATACCGTGCACCGTGTGGGATTTCAACGGCGCCGGAGGCACAGATGTGACGCGAACCGTTTAGTTGCCACTTAGAACACAACGCGAACGCGCATACTTAACGTTTTTGGCGATTtcaaaaagtttataattaataaaatcaacaaactTTGCGCAGTCGACACTTGCAGCGGGTTGGCAGCAACGCGGCTGCTTTTGCAGTGTTGATTAACGGACATTCAGAACACGGGGTTGCAATTCGTTCGTCAAGTGAGTAATTTCAAAGAGCTAAGTTTATTGACAATAGGTGGCGCCACAACTAAGACAAAcgcaatcagctgttttgGTAAGGCTGTGGCgccaattacatttatttgaatttagtttttatgttGCGACAGGTGGTGCTGCAATTGGGCTGTGACATAGCGGGCAATTACGATGACGAGTTATTTCCATGGGCGATGCACAGTGATGGCAAGTGGAACATATCCAAATATTGCTTGTCGGCTGTGTAATGGGCTTGCCCGAGGAGACACAACCCGGAAAGCGGGCACCACACTCCATGCAAGAAGGCAAACTAGAAAATCATTTTAGTTAGTAGCAGCTTTAACTAGAAGTAAGGAAGGTACTTACTTGTCTGGCACATTTTCGGCACAGCCATAGCACACAACCGTATCCACTTTGCTATCCTCGGGTTCGTTCTTCGAGAATATATTCACCGCTAGCTCCTCGTAATCTTGCTGTATCTTTTCGGACAGAAAGTCAAGCGATTCCAATTTCATAAACGCCTTTGAGCAGATGTCAAACGATCTGTCGGCACAACTGGCCAGCGCCATCAAACTATAAATATCCTCCACGGGCAACACATCATCGTAATCTCGCAACCTCAACGAAGTGACCACCGCACTGTGCATGATGCCAAAGCGTAGCTGGCGTTGAGCTAAGAGCATATAATGATAACCTTCAGCACAGTGCCAAATACGCTCGATGAACGCCGCATCCTCCAGACTAATTGAGTCCAGTAAAGTATTGCGATCGATGGCATAATCCAACTGTGGCGTTGCCACCGACTTTAGATGATCTTCGGCTAAGAGTGCAGCCAAAATATAGATCTTCTTGATGCGCAGCATGGGCGCACGTTTCTCCACCTCCTGCTCTGCCAGCTTGCACAGCAAACGTGCTGCATCCAAATACCTGCACGCTTTGCGCTGCAGCTCAATGGATTCGGTGAGACGTCCCTCGTTCAGCAGCTGTGCTGCGTGTTTGCTAAGTAGCGTATTCACCTCTGGCATTTGATACTTTTGCGCCAGCTCCACAGCTTGTCCCCATTGCCGTAGATTAACGCAGGCATTCACAGCGGCCTTTTGATCGCCAAACTTTAGATAAGCTTGCACAGCTTCCGAGCACATGCCTGACAGGGAATTGAAGTTAAGATTTAGTCTGTTAAGTTAAGCAACTCTTCAACTCACCCACGGAGACCAACATCTCAGCCAACTTAGTCAACAACGGACTTTTCTCCGGTAACTTGTCCACGCATTTTTCCAGCTCATCAAACAGCTCCAGATGATAGAGCGCCTCCATATAACCCTCTAAATAATGCGACTTTTCGTAGTATTCCTTGGCGCTCTCCCACGACTTGAGATTGGCAAAATGATGGCCAATCTCCCGCCAAGCTGTTTCCATTTGCTGATCCGAAACACCGGCGCCTCCCATACGATAAAGCTGCACAACACGAAACCAATCGCAAAGCGTCATGCGCAAATCAATAGCCAGATCCCTAAAGTAGAAAAcgttattcatttttttcaagATCATTTTAAGTTTCTTCTCACCTGCGATCTGCATCCATATACAGCTTTTCAGCTTCATCAAACTCGCCATAGAAGGCAGCAATCTCAGCTCGTTGAAGTACTTGCGAATTGATGTTGCGCAGTCGCTTGATCAGCTTGATGCCCGGATAATTGGCACAACGCACAAACGCATTCTCAGCCGTATCCAGCTCGAGTTTTTTTGAGCGCAGACTCGGCAAGCAAACGCCACAAACGCGGATGCGGATTGTCCTCAATGAATTGCTTGGCATCCTCGAGTCCCACATGCTCCAGCAGATCGTCTGTGTCACGCAGCGACTTCACACGGAGTTGAATCAAATGCGAAGCATTCTGCAGCTCGCCAATGCTGATGATGTCGTCCAGCAGCACGCTTGTAATCTCCAAATCCTCAAAGGTGCAAATATAGCCAGAGCAAGAGATCGGTTCCTCGGGATCATTTCCTCGGAAAATGTACATGCGTGTCTTCTCCATCAGCGCTAGCAACAACGGATTATCCTTGGCCCAACTCACCGCCCAAACATCCTTGCGTTCCACACGACTGAAATTAAGTTGCGTCTCCCGATTGTCGTCCAGCTCCAGCAGCGTCATGACTCCTACATGATCAATAATTGCAGCGCGACTACAGaagatttaaattaattaattaaagcagAGCAAGTGCAGCATATTTTTGATAACTTACGTGGAATTGCAGTTGATGGCGATCTTGTGCACTTTTGAGTGCAGCGTGTGACGATTGCGGAGGGCCACATTGGCTACGCTGTATTCGTTGATAACGCCAGATTCACGagccaccagcagcagcttctcTGACAAAGCAAGAGCGCAAATGGGATCGTTGGCACGGCGCTGTTGCCCCTGTAACAGATCCTTGGCCAAGTCCACGCCTGTGGGAGTGTCATCGATGTGAAAACGTTTCTCTTTACGGGCTTTGACGCCGTGTAAATTGGATGAACTCTGTGAATTAGAGGAAAAAGTATAAGCATAAGAGTTGTATAGGACTAGTACACTAAGAATCCATACACTATGTATatctataaattataaagacaAGTATATGTGTACGAGTGGCACACGAATGTATATGTAAATCCATATATTATGGAGACAATATTGTATAAGAGAAGTACGCTAATAATGTACGAGTATATGAATATCTATAAATTCGAGAGGCAAGTATACGTATATAAGATGTATAAGAGTTGtagtagaagtagaagaagtaAAAATCGAAGAAGTAGTAGAGTATACGAGCGAAAGTAGAAGAGTATACGAGTGAAAGTAGTAGAAGTATTGGAAGTAGTAGTAGAGTATAAGAGTTAAAGTAGTAGAAGTAGTAGTGGAGTATACGAGTTAAAGTAGTAGAAGTAGTAGTGGAGTATAAGAGTTAAAGTAGTAGAagttgtagtagtagtattaGAGTATAAGAGTTAAAGTAGTAGAAGTATTATAAGTAGTAGTAGAGTAGTAGTAATAGTAGAGTGAtgaattaaaagcaattaaaattaaaaatattattttaagactGTTTTTTATTGACAATACTTTCTGTGCACCACAACAGTGTTGAGGAACATGTAAAGCACAAGGATCGCGACTGAATTGGAAGTAGATACAAGACCCAGATTGAGATACATATTAGCCAAACCCGTCCATGCattggccaacaaaaaaaacataagtcCATGTTGATTAACCGATTCGCAAATAGTATAAGTATACACAAGTTCTTTGTCCCTTTTACAACACACAGTTGTCTCCTTCAAGGTTtctttttcgaatttcttgaCGGGATAAACTGAGTTTATGATGAACTCaaagacaaacagacagagagtgaACATGGTCATGTAGATGGCAAACATCCAGCAGCCGTAGCCCAAGTTGCAAGTGACGCGACAGATGCCAATCGTGTGGCTACAAATAAAAGTGAGTGACCAGCCAAGCAACGATAAACGATATGCTTTCCGCAATTTCCAGACCATCTCCTCATAGTTGAGAAATGGTTTGAGTCTCCACCATTTGCTGACATGAATGGTGATCAAATACAAGGCCACAAAGCCAGGCACAGAGAGTGGACCCTGACGATTTAACTGAAAGAGTGTCAACGGAGGTTTCTTATCCGTTTGCACGTAGTCGGAGATGCCGTATAACAAAGCGCATTGATGGGCAAAAAGCAAAGCTGCAGGTGTGAATGTGAGATTATGATGTATACAACGAATTCAAGTCTCTACTTACTGACACCCATGGGCAGCAGCTGTGCATCGCTGCTTAGTTGATAGCCGCATAAGCTGCCAAAGAGCTTGGTGAATCCCAAGATGAAAAAGGCATTCAAATGGCGACCGTACTCCCGCTCAGCTAGATGATACTTTAACACTATGACGATCAAAGTGCGAATGCTGCCGAAGCAAATCAATGGCAATGCGGCACCAAAAACTTCACGTTGCAACTCGGCCTTAGTCTTAGGTCGATGGGAAACGAATGCCATCGAAGCCACAAATAATCCAATCCCAGTATCCATAAGCTGAGCACCAAAGAATTCACTTTTGCTGTATGGTCGATAGAAGCAATTGAAGTCAACAGCCAGTATGCAGACAGATGTAATCAACTGAATCATGGATCTCATCACGGTTAAGAATTGCGGACGTTGGCCAAGTATGAATAAGGAACGTTCCTTGGCGCGTTGCAAAGAACGTGTCTTCTGAATAAACCAAAATGCCAGCAAGCTCATCAATGCCACAAAGTGTCCACTGTAATCGCTTGCAATGGTCACAAATAAGACAGTGGGCAGCACTATCAAGGAAAACTCCACCAGGTAACACAGATTTGGTTTAACTCGCATATTCAGTAGTTGTGTGGCAAGGCGAGCCAACACAATGCCCCAGAAGGTGGTCAAGATAACCACAAAGGAGCCCAAAGTGTCATAATTGGGTATCTCAATCTCAGTACTGTTCAATTTTTCCATAACAAATTAGggaaagcaacaaattttccATAAAATACAGCCTCACAATCCTAGGAAGATTTTGTAATAAGTGTTTACTGA of Drosophila nasuta strain 15112-1781.00 chromosome 3, ASM2355853v1, whole genome shotgun sequence contains these proteins:
- the LOC132789986 gene encoding uncharacterized protein LOC132789986, which codes for MEKLNSTEIEIPNYDTLGSFVVILTTFWGIVLARLATQLLNMRVKPNLCYLVEFSLIVLPTVLFVTIASDYSGHFVALMSLLAFWFIQKTRSLQRAKERSLFILGQRPQFLTVMRSMIQLITSVCILAVDFNCFYRPYSKSEFFGAQLMDTGIGLFVASMAFVSHRPKTKAELQREVFGAALPLICFGSIRTLIVIVLKYHLAEREYGRHLNAFFILGFTKLFGSLCGYQLSSDAQLLPMGVTLLFAHQCALLYGISDYVQTDKKPPLTLFQLNRQGPLSVPGFVALYLITIHVSKWWRLKPFLNYEEMVWKLRKAYRLSLLGWSLTFICSHTIGICRVTCNLGYGCWMFAIYMTMFTLCLFVFEFIINSVYPVKKFEKETLKETTVCCKRDKELVYTYTICESVNQHGLMFFLLANAWTGLANMYLNLGLVSTSNSVAILVLYMFLNTVVVHRKYCQ
- the LOC132791976 gene encoding LOW QUALITY PROTEIN: WD repeat-containing protein 35 (The sequence of the model RefSeq protein was modified relative to this genomic sequence to represent the inferred CDS: deleted 1 base in 1 codon) codes for the protein MFVYLSKKIAIPNNVKLNCIAWNKEEGYIAVAGSEGLLKVLKLDQAANNGQSKGGLAAVSNLSMNQTLDGHKESVKVVTWNDAQQKLTSSDTDGVIMVWMLYKSAWYEEMTNDRKKSTVAGMSWTSDGAKICIVYEDGAIIVGSVDGNRIFGKELKNTHLTGVQWSPDNRLILFALANGECHLYDNQGNFAMKVGIKCITLSSGRVQRIASISWFSGRPVNNRNRPVLAICYENGKVQIMRNENDDAPAIFETGMRNVDAKWNHDGSVLAICGTTLEAATPLRDTNQVCFYSPLGRIYRILKVPGSDITSLSWEGKSLRIAMAVDSFIYFANIRPDYIWCYFEKTVVFLNSNNHSGSSTTSSATAMPMNVITFWNTVSNQSFLKEVEPTLCLAASNEHCVLGVECVSSNIKEIALSTLEGRANASPDDRVYQLLLCNSIGTTVDSKYTDIKPRFVGINSCYVAIASYDEILIWHYHTPKSSSNLHGVKARKEKRFHIDDTPTGVDLAKDLLQGQQRRANDPICALALSEKLLLVARESGVINEYSVANVALRNRHTLHSKVHKIAINCNSTRAAIIDHVGVMTLLELDDNRETQLNFSRVERKDVWAVSWAKDNPLLLALMEKTRMYIFRGNDPEEPISCSGYICTFEDLEITSVLLDDIISIGELQNASHLIQLRVKSLRDTDDLLEHVGLEDAKQFIEDNPHPRLWRLLAESALKKLELDTAENAFVRCANYPGIKLIKRLRNINSQVLQRAEIAAFYGEFDEAEKLYMDADRRDLAIDLRMTLCDWFRVVQLYRMGGAGVSDQQMETAWREIGHHFANLKSWESAKEYYEKSHYLEGYMEALYHLELFDELEKCVDKLPEKSPLLTKLAEMLVSVGMCSEAVQAYLKFGDQKAAVNACVNLRQWGQAVELAQKYQMPEVNTLLSKHAAQLLNEGRLTESIELQRKACRYLDAARLLCKLAEQEVEKRAPMLRIKKIYILAALLAEDHLKSVATPQLDYAIDRNTLLDSISLEDAAFIERIWHCAEGYHYMLLAQRQLRFGIMHSAVVTSLRLRDYDDVLPVEDIYSLMALASCADRSFDICSKAFMKLESLDFLSEKIQQDYEELAVNIFSKNEPEDSKVDTVVCYGCAENVPDNLPSCMECGARFPGCVSSGKPITQPTSNIWICSTCHHCASPMEITRHRNCPLCHSPIAAPPVAT
- the LOC132788285 gene encoding uncharacterized protein LOC132788285, producing the protein MKFIIATTVLCLCLVLGQAQTLTTPEQWSTQLSSLVDDMTQIGIDAGKTLVHQYEEIVVEPQQQLEQAVDKVETRRKESPECVAAQDAEIVRIVDTALDELHVCGVTAAHDSADIVSDVNAATQQLVFGGYSRRARSSVETIKQATNERIPGVFVESKACTHLASSKAIDALDVVITNIDSCIARARRH